Proteins encoded together in one Camelina sativa cultivar DH55 chromosome 9, Cs, whole genome shotgun sequence window:
- the LOC104715829 gene encoding histone-lysine N-methyltransferase, H3 lysine-9 specific SUVH3-like, translating into MEGVPGVNHTVPNPNHYDKSIVLDVKPLRSLKPVFPNGNQGPPFVGCPPFGPSSSENSPFYPFGAQQPTQDTPDLNQTQETPLPSFVPPLRSYRTPTESNGPSSSSATKRGVGRPKGSGNVKKKEKQAAAKETNLDFQVVKRFSADFDSGISAAERDDGNGYLVSSVLTRFDAVRRRLGQVDYAKAATAKAAGTLMSNGVRTNMKKRVGTVPGIEVGDIFFSRIEMCLVGLHMQTMAGIDYITSKVGSGEEPLATSIVSSGRYDGDAQDPESLIYSGQGGNADKNGQASDQKLERGNLALETSLRKGNGVRVIRGEEDAATKTGKIYIYDGLYSISESWVEKGKSGCNTFKYKLVRLPGQPPAFGVWKSVQKWREGLTTRPGLILPDLTSGVESKPVSLVNDVDEERGPAYFTYISSLKYSESFKLTPPAIGCSCSGSCSPGDLNCSCIRKNGGDLPYLNGVMLVSRRPMIYECGPTCPCHANCKNKVIQTGLKFCLEVFKTENRGWGLRSXHLFRPQQLQCXYAGEIKDKGRLREYQDEDEYAFDTSRVYNSFKWNYEPXCGQRDEFGFSAGTLMSNGVRTNMKKRVXFMNHSCSPNVFWQPIVCEGNGESVIHIAFFAMRHIPPMAELTYDYGVSATPEARDGSFLQGKRKCLCGSEQCRGSFG; encoded by the exons ATGGAAGGAGTTCCAGGGGTCAATCATACTGTTCCAAATCCTAACCATTATGACAAGTCAATAGTGCTAGATGTAAAACCACTGCGAAGTTTGAAACCTGTTTTTCCAAATGGTAACCAAGGTCCACCTTTTGTTGGTTGTCCACCTTTTGGTCCTTCTTCATCTGAGAATTCTCCTTTCTACCCCTTTGGAGCACAACAACCAACGCAAGATACTCCTGATCTCAACCAAACTCAGGAAACACCTCTTCCATCGTTTGTTCCACCTCTTCGGTCCTATAGAACACCTACTGAATCAAATGGCCCCAGCAGCTCCAGTGCAACTAAAAGAGGAGTTGGTCGACCTAAGGGAAGTGGTAatgtgaagaaaaaagagaagcagGCTGCGGCCAAAGAGACGAATTTGGATTTTCAGGTAGTGAAAAGATTTAGTGCAGATTTTGATAGTGGGATCAGTGCAGCAGAGCGAGATGATGGAAATGGGTACTTAGTAAGTAGTGTATTGACGCGTTTTGATGCAGTTAGGAGGCGGCTCGGCCAAGTAGATTATGCAAAGGCAGCCACTGCGAAAGCAGCCGGTACTCTGATGAGCAATGGGGTGCGGACAAACATGAAGAAGAGAGTTGGAACGGTTCCTGGAATTGAGGTTGGAGATATCTTCTTTTCCCGGATAGAGATGTGTTTAGTGGGTCTTCACATGCAGACTATGGCTGGCATTGACTATATAACTAGTAAGGTTGGCTCAGGTGAAGAGCCTTTAGCAACTAGCATTGTTTCCTCTGGACGTTATGACGGTGACGCCCAGGATCCTGAGTCCTTAATTTACAGTGGACAAGGTGGCAATGCAGACAAGAATGGACAAGCATCTGATCAAAAGCTTGAAAGGGGTAATCTAGCATTAGAGACAAGTTTAAGGAAAGGCAATGGAGTAAGAGTCATAAGAGGGGAGGAGGATGCAGCTACTAAGACAGGAAAGATCTATATCTACGATGGACTTTATTCGATCTCAGAGTCATGGGTAGAGAAAGGCAAATCTGGTTGCAacacatttaaatataaattggtGAGACTCCCTGGTCAACCACCTGCTTTTGGTGTCTGGAAATCTGTTCAAAAGTGGCGGGAAGGTTTGACTACAAGACCAGGCCTTATCCTTCCAGATCTCACTTCAGGAGTTGAAAGTAAACCTGTTTCGCTTGTGAATGATGTTGATGAGGAGAGGGGGCCTGCTTATTTTACCTATATCTCCTCTCTAAAATACTCGGAGTCCTTTAAACTAACTCCACCTGCAATTGGCTGTTCCTGCAGTGGCTCATGTTCACCAGGAGATCTTAACTGCTCTTGTATCAGAAAAAATGGTGGTGATCTCCCTTACCTTAATGGGGTTATGCTAGTGTCTCGGAGACCTATGATATATGAATGTGGCCCAACGTGTCCATGTCATGCCAACTGCAAAAACAAAGTGATTCAGACCGGACTAAAATTCTGCCTGGAAGTGTTTAAGACAGAAAATCGTGGTTGGGGTTTACGTTCGNAACACCTCTTCC GGCCCCAGCAGCTCCAGTGCAANTATGCTGGTGAGATCAAAGACAAAGGCAGGCTTAGAGAGTACCAAGATGAGGATGAGTATGCTTTTGATACATCACGTGTTTATAACTCGTTCAAGTGGAATTATGAGCCTNGCTGCGGCCAAAGAGACGAATTTGGATTTTCAG CCGGTACTCTGATGAGCAATGGGGTGCGGACAAACATGAAGAAGAGAGTTGNTTTCATGAATCATAGTTGCTCCCCCAATGTTTTTTGGCAGCCTATTGTTTGTGAAGGAAACGGTGAGTCGGTTATCCACATTGCTTTCTTTGCCATGCGTCACATTCCTCCAATGGCGGAATTGACTTATGATTATGGGGTTTCTGCTACGCCCGAGGCCAGAGATGGGAGCTTTTTACAAGGAAAGAGGAAATGTCTGTGTGGATCGGAGCAATGTCGTGGTTCATTTGGATGA
- the LOC104712916 gene encoding uncharacterized protein LOC104712916 isoform X2, whose product MKIGAVRESWLIRTPVLTPAVDGSIRRNGKSQLAFPLSNRLYRGVVLAVYGGRGYESPWDEKPYETLPTGKRVYVDESDVVTFLDPPKELIPLDPASYNPAAYLWKKIEDIPEERRHHLLQLLEPRLISRAWEIASTRYDNPKLAKMTASRLFSTGDAETSLEYFSCRTSQGPLIISWINFFKMAVFRSSNGQTYGRVCEAMEVMATEEPCDAACKFGDGLLAIEDYPQGFPRPSKHPYPFNDSVVIYIRHIGPGVCVGQAWQEGKELQQVPQRLCSDILMVKQYR is encoded by the exons ATGAAGATAGGGGCGGTACGGGAGAGTTGGCTTATACGGACTCCGGTACTTACTCCGGCGGTTGACGGCTCGATTCGCCGGAATGGAAAGTCGCAGCTTGCGTTTCCTCTATCAAACA GGTTGTATCGTGGTGTGGTACTGGCTGTTTATGGAGGGAGAGGATATGAATCTCCATGGGATGAAAAACCATATGAAACTCTTCCTACTGGTAAAAGGGTTTATGTTGATGAATCTGATGTTGTAACGTTTCTTGATCCTCCCAAGGAGTTGATTCCATTGGATCCTGCTTCATATAACCCGGCTGCTTATCTATG GAAAAAGATTGAAGACATCCCTGAAGAGAGGCGCCACCATTTGCTGCAATTATTAGAGCCGAG GCTTATATCAAGAGCATGGGAAATAGCAAGCACTCGTTACGACAATCCAAAGTTAGCCAAAATGACTGCTTCCAGGTTATTCTCTACTGGAGATGCGGAAACTTCACTAGAATACTTTAGCTGCCGAACAAGTCAGG GTCCACTAATCATATCTTGGATAAATTTCTTCAAGATG GCTGTGTTTCGCTCCAGCAACGGACAGACCTATGGGCGTGTTTGTG AAGCTATGGAAGTTATGGCCACAGAGGAACCCTGTGATGCAGCATGCAAATTTGGCGACGGGCTTCTTGCTATCGAAGATTACCCACAAGGCTTTCCTCGACCAT CAAAGCATCCGTATCCATTCAACGACAGTGTCGTCATATACATACGGCATATAGGTCCGGGTGTATGCGTAGGACAGGCATGGCAAGAAGGTAAAGAACTGCAACAAGTGCCTCAAAGATTATGCTCCGACATTCTTATGGTCAAACAATACAGATGA
- the LOC104712916 gene encoding uncharacterized protein LOC104712916 isoform X1 encodes MKIGAVRESWLIRTPVLTPAVDGSIRRNGKSQLAFPLSNRLYRGVVLAVYGGRGYESPWDEKPYETLPTGKRVYVDESDVVTFLDPPKELIPLDPASYNPAAYLWKKIEDIPEERRHHLLQLLEPRLISRAWEIASTRYDNPKLAKMTASRLFSTGDAETSLEYFSCRTSQGPLIISWINFFKMAVFRSSNGQTYGRVCGGPVVSTLANAFSPLYFEVTEAMEVMATEEPCDAACKFGDGLLAIEDYPQGFPRPSKHPYPFNDSVVIYIRHIGPGVCVGQAWQEGKELQQVPQRLCSDILMVKQYR; translated from the exons ATGAAGATAGGGGCGGTACGGGAGAGTTGGCTTATACGGACTCCGGTACTTACTCCGGCGGTTGACGGCTCGATTCGCCGGAATGGAAAGTCGCAGCTTGCGTTTCCTCTATCAAACA GGTTGTATCGTGGTGTGGTACTGGCTGTTTATGGAGGGAGAGGATATGAATCTCCATGGGATGAAAAACCATATGAAACTCTTCCTACTGGTAAAAGGGTTTATGTTGATGAATCTGATGTTGTAACGTTTCTTGATCCTCCCAAGGAGTTGATTCCATTGGATCCTGCTTCATATAACCCGGCTGCTTATCTATG GAAAAAGATTGAAGACATCCCTGAAGAGAGGCGCCACCATTTGCTGCAATTATTAGAGCCGAG GCTTATATCAAGAGCATGGGAAATAGCAAGCACTCGTTACGACAATCCAAAGTTAGCCAAAATGACTGCTTCCAGGTTATTCTCTACTGGAGATGCGGAAACTTCACTAGAATACTTTAGCTGCCGAACAAGTCAGG GTCCACTAATCATATCTTGGATAAATTTCTTCAAGATG GCTGTGTTTCGCTCCAGCAACGGACAGACCTATGGGCGTGTTTGTG GTGGACCAGTAGTTTCAACCCTTGCCAATGCTTTTAGTCCTTTATACTTTGAGGTTACAGAAGCTATGGAAGTTATGGCCACAGAGGAACCCTGTGATGCAGCATGCAAATTTGGCGACGGGCTTCTTGCTATCGAAGATTACCCACAAGGCTTTCCTCGACCAT CAAAGCATCCGTATCCATTCAACGACAGTGTCGTCATATACATACGGCATATAGGTCCGGGTGTATGCGTAGGACAGGCATGGCAAGAAGGTAAAGAACTGCAACAAGTGCCTCAAAGATTATGCTCCGACATTCTTATGGTCAAACAATACAGATGA